AGACCGGAGCGGACGTCGTCCTCGACGAAGCCGACCTCGTCGACAACGCAAAGTGATCGTCCCGGCTGCTGGCGACCGCATCTGAGCAACGCGCCGACTCCGACAGGGCAGACCGGCGATACCGCATCGGAACTTCCGATGCAGTGTCGCCGGTCTCCTGCGACTGGGTCTGGGTTAGTCTCAGACCATGGTCACGGTGATTCCCGAACAGCCTGATTTCAACGAATCCACCGCCGAGGAAGTCGTGTGGAATGCGCTGCGCCGTCAGCTTCCCGACGGGGTGACGATCATCCACGGTCAACGGCTGACCGGCGATGACAAGGACGTTGAGATCGATTTCCTCATCCTGCGGCCAGATGCCGGCATCGCCGTCATCGAGGTCAAGGGCGGACGAGTCGATGTCGTCGACGGCAAGTGGTTCACCTCCGGCGCTCAGGGAAAGCGCAACCACCTTCCCGAGCCTCCTCTCGAGCAGGCGATGATCGCCAAACATACGATCGTGGCCTATCTGCGACCACGACTCTCCCGCCTTCCGGGGCCGATCAGCCATCTTGCGGTCCTGCCCTACACGGAGCTGCCGAACAACTGGGACCAGCCGGATGCGCCGAGGCCGCAACTCGTTGATGGCAACGAGATCGATTCCCTGTCGTCGAAGATCGCGACTCAGCTGCGCTTCGATTTCGATCCCGAACGCCACGACCTTGCCGCCGGGCACGAATTCGTGTTGAAGAACCTCCGCAGAACGAACCAAGCAGCGGAGAACTTCGCGCTCAGAGCCTCCGATCGCCCGCAACGGACTGGGCGAAGAGATCGAGTGGGTCGACGTCGGCCTCGACGCTGCCATAGCCGAAGCGGATGGGCAGGTGGAAGCACTCATGGACGACAGCTGGGTGGCCGGACAGATCCACCGGTTCGAGGCATCCGGTGCAGAAGGAGATCGTTGAGAACGAAGGAATCGCTGCCTACTGGGACCAATTCTTCGCCGAGGGGGATGTCTTCTCCGGTCACGTACTCGGCTTCAAAGGGCTCGAAGAGCCCGCTGTGATGCTCTGTCTCAACGGATTCAGAGACCATCAGCGGGCCATCGACATGCTCTACGTCGGAATGTCGCGAGCGATCGTCATCGGTGATCTCAGCATCTTCGACGAAATCTACGACAATTGATCGCTCAGCTCGTCACCAGTTCCGGATCGAGCAGATGCCTACAGACGCACAGAGCGTCGGCGACTACTCTCCGGCGACTTCGAGGAGGACCTTGCCCATCACGGAGCGACCGTCGAGTTCATTGATCGCAGAAGAGGCCTCGGCGAGAGGATAGTTCGCGTGGATGCGCGGATTCAGGCTGCCTGCGGCGACGTGGTCGAGGACGGCTTCCCACTGCTCATGGATATAGCTGGGGTGTCCCCAAGCTGCCGCGCCCCAAGCGACGCCATCGACGGAGATGTTCTTCAGCAGCAGACGGTTGACCTTGATCGTGGGGATCTCTCCGGCGGTGAAGCCGAGGACGAGGAGACGCCCGAACGGTGCGAGCGCTCGCGTCGAATCCGTAAAGCGATCGCCTCCGACGGGGTCGAAGACGAAGTCGACGCCCTTGGGATAGAGCTCCTTCGCGGCGTCTTTGAAACCATCGGCGAGGACGACGTGAGTCGCACCGAGTTCCCGCACCGCTTCGGCCTTCGCGTCGGTCGAGACGACGGCGACGACCTCGAGGCCCATGGCCAGGCCCAGCTGCACTGCGGCCGAACCGAGTCCGCCGGCGGCGCCATGGACGAGGAGACTCTGGCCAGGCTGGGCATTCGCGCGCACGCGCAGTGCGAAGTCAGCAGTGAGCACGTTCATCGGCATACCCGCGGCAGCGGCCAGAGAGACCGAATCCGGGATCTTCACTGTGGCATCGTCACCGGCGATGAGGTATTCGGCGAAGGTGCCTTTCCCGGTGATCGCAGCGACACGGTCGCCGACGGAATAGCGGGAATCCGGGCCCACCTCGGCGACCACGCCGGAGGCTTCGGAACCCAGGGTAAAAGGCAGGTCATGCTTGACCTGATACATCCCGCGAGTCTGCAGCACCTCCGGGAACGTCACGCCGGCATAGGCGACCTTGATGAGCACCTGGCCGGGTCCCGGAACCGGACGCCCCACATCAAGGTGCTCCACATCATCGGGGCCGGTCAGAGCGGTGACGCGAATGGCTTTCATTGTTTCCTCGCTATCGTTTTGGCGCACACAGAGCCACGCGGCTCCGGTGTCGGCGGTCTTCTCACCTCTATCACACCGAACGGCTATGAGTGTGATCACCCTCACGGCTTGACTCCCCCGCCGGGGATGAATAATGTGAACTCAACTGAACGATTGTTCACTCGGGAAGGTCGAAGATGACGCAATCACCGGCAGGGTTCGATGCGGACAGCATCGGCAGATGGATCGAGCAGAGATTCGGAGTCAGCGATTTCGACGTCGAAGTGATGTCTGTCGGTCGATCGAATCTCACGTTCACCATCTTCGTCGACGGCAGCCCGCGCTGGGTTCTGCGCCGCCCGCCCTTGGGTCACGAAGGCGGCAGCGCTCACAACGTCGCCCGTGAAGGCCGGATCATGGCCGCCCTCAACGACAGCGGCGTTCCGGTGCCGACGGTCCTCGACATCGTCGATGATCCCAAGGCTCTCGACGTGCCCTTCGTGTTCATGGACCACTGCCCCGGCTTCCCGATCAACACCCCGGCTGAGTGGGAGTCCGTCCCTGCCGAGAACCGCCGCGACTGCGCCTTCGGCATGGTCGATGCATTGGCCGCGATCCATTCCGTCGACGTCGATGCCGTCGGTTTGTCCGATCTGCGCCGACCGGGCGGACTCATCGACCGCCAGCTGCGGCGCTGGATCGGACAGGTCGAGAAGATCGCGATGCGCGGGACCCCGATCATCCATGAGGTTCACGACGCGCTTCGCGAGTCCATGCCCGACCCGGCACGCTCACCTGTGGGAATCGCGCACGGGGACTTCAAACCGAACAATATGCTCTTCGCTCCCGGCGGGTCGGTCAACGCCGTCGTCGACTGGGAGCTCACCGCCATCGGCGAGGTGCTCACCGACCTCGGCTATTTCGTCGCCATGCTCACGGTGCCGGACCGGTACACGAGCATCTGGGTTCCCCGTGCCGAGGACGGCTTCCCGACCACAGACGAACTCATCGACCATTACCAGGACGCCACCGGCCACGAAGTCCACGATGTCGGCTACTACTCGGCCTTTGCGATGTGGAAGCTCGCCTGCATCCGTGAAGGCGTGTACACGCGGCTGGCGACGGGAAAGATGGGCGACCTCGATCTCGACCCGGAAGAAGCCGGAGCCGGAGTCGAAGACCTTGCCCGTCAGGCGCTCAACCTGCTGGAGAGATCATGACCTCGACCCTGACCGGCAGGCGCGTCGTAGTCACCGGAGCGGCAGGAGGAATCGGTGCAGCATTGGCCGCTGCACTCATCGACCGCGGCGCCGAAGTCGTCCTCGCCGATCTCTCCCCTGAAGTCAGCGGCACCGCCGCCGGGCTCGGCCCATCGGCATTCGCATGGATCGGAGACGTGTCTTCGGTCGAGGGAATCTCTGCGCTCATCGAATTCGCCGACGACCGCCTCGGCGGGATCGATCTGTACTTCGCCAATGCCGGGATCATCGGTCCGGCGATGCTCGGCGAGAACGATGCGGACTGGGATGCGATCATCGACGTCAATATGCGCGCTCATATCCGGGCCGCCCAGGCGCTCGTCCCCCGTTGGCAAGAAGCCGGTTCCGGATATTTCGTCGCCACCGCCTCGGCGGCGGGGCTGCTCACACAGATCGGCTCGGCCGCATATTCGGTGACTAAGCACGCTTCGGTCGGTTTCGCAGAATGGTTGGCCATGACCTATCGCGAAGACGGTATCCGCGCCTCGGTGATCTGTCCGATGGGCGTGAACACGAATCTGCTCGACGCTGCCGGAGCCGGCGGCGCCGCCCAGAAGGCTGTGACCTCAGCCGGGACTGTCCTGGAACCCGCCGAGGTGGCCGTCATCGTTCTCGACGCCGTCGAAGACGAGCAGTTCCTCATCCTGCCGCATCCCGAGGTCCTCGAGATGTACCGGATGAAAGGCAGCGACTACGACCGCTGGCTGCGCGGAATGTCCCGCTACCAGGCGCGGCTCGAGGAACGGTGACACCGAACCCGCCACCGAGTGAGACCCGCCTGTGACCCAGCCTCACAACAGTCTGAGACACACCGAGAGAAGCAAGGAGCACACGTGTTGGAAATCAGCGAACGCGGACGCGAATATCAGCAGCGCCTGAATGCGTTCATGGACGAGTTCGTCTACCCGGCCGAGCCGGTCTACGCCGAGCAGATGGCCGCGGCGGCCAGCCCTCACACACAGCCGCAGATCCTCGAGGAGCTCAAGGCCGAAGCGAAGAAGCAGGGGCTGTGGAACCTCTTCCACCCGCACCCGGAATGGGGCCCCGGACTGACGAACCTCGAATATGCTCCGCTGGCCGAGATCACCGGTCGCAGCCTGGAGATCGCTCCCGAGGCGATCAACTGCAATGCCCCAGACACCGGCAATATGGAGGTCTTCACGGTCTTCGGCACCGATGAGCACAAGGAGAAGTACCTCAAACCTCTGCTCGCAGGTGAGATCGCTTCGGCGTTCGCGATGACCGAGCCGGCTGTGGCCAGCTCCGATGCAACGAACGTCGAGATGAGCATGGAGCGCACCGACGACGGTTTTGTACTCAACGGCCGCAAGTGGTTTGCGTCGAACGCGATGCACCCGAACTGCCGGGTGCTCATCGTCATGGGAAAGACCGATCCCACCGCCGAGGTGCACCGCCAGCAGTCGATGCTCGTCGTGCCGATCGATGCTGCCGGCGTCACCGTTGTGCGCAATCTTCCTGTCTACGGCTACGCCGACCGGGAAGGCCACGCCGAGATCATCTTCGAGAACGTGCTCGTGCCGTTCAAGGACATCCTCAAGGGTGAGGGCGAAGGCTTCGCCATCAGCCAGGCACGCCTGGGCCCGGGCCGCATCCACCACTGCATGCGTGCCATCGGTGCCGCCGAGCGGGCACTCGAGCTCATGGTCAAGCGCGCCGACTCTCGCGTGACTTTCGGTGAGAAGCTGTCGAACCGAGCGAACATCCAGGACTGGATCGCCGAATCCCGGATCGAAATCGATCAGGCCCGCCTGCTGACTCTGCACGCCGCGGACATGATGGACAAGTACGGCAACAAGGTCGCGAAGAACGAGATCGCCGAGATCAAGGTCGTCGCACCGACGATGGCGTTGAAGGTCATCGATCGGGCGGTTCAGGTCCACGGCGGCGGAGGAGTCACCGAGGACTTCCCACTGGCCCGGATGTGGGCGCATATGCGCACCCTGCGTCTGGCAGATGGACCGGATGAAGTGCACAAGCGCTCCATCGCCCGCAATGAGATCAGGAAATACCGCGGCTGAGGTCGGCTCTTCCGCGATACAGTGAGACCCCACTGGGCCCGCAGCAGTGTGCACGGGCCCGGTACCGCCTGCGAAAGGATGTTCAATGACGAACAATTGGTTTGAGGATCGCCCATGGATCACCACTTTGGGCGATCTCGCTCAGGAGCCCTATGTGCTGCCGGATTCCACGCCCTTGGCCGACCTGGCTGACACAGTCGACGCCCGTGGCGACGAGGAGGGCATCAACTACTACGGATTCACCCTGACCTGGGCGGAGTTCGACCGGTGGTCTACAGCTTTCGCCGCGTTCCTCTCGGCCCACGGGATCAAGCCCGGCGACCGTGTCGGCATCTATGACCAGAACACCCCAGCGTTCGTCATCTCCGCCTACGGGATCTGGAAGGCCGGAGGCACCGTCGTCCCCCTCAACCCCATGTACCGCGGCGAGCTCGAGCACATCTTCTCCGATTCGGGGGTCAAGGGACTCGTCGTCTCTCAGGCCGCATATCTCGACCGGGTCAAGGACTATACAGCGGACGTGCCACTCGTCGTGCTCAGCGATGACCGCAGTTTCCAGACGGATGGCCCCGAACCGATCTTCGCAATGTTCGACAAGCTGCCGGGCTTCGAGGACCTGCCGCCGCTCGAAGGACGTTTTGCGTTCGCAGAGGCGGTGGAGGACAACCTCGATACCGATTTCACCCCATGCTCCCCCGCTCCGTCGGACCTCGGTCTCATCGCCTACACGTCCGGCACTTCGGGACGGTCGAAGGGAGCGGCTGCGACCCATGCGAATATCTCGAGCAACTCGCGCTATTGCCTGCGCAATCCGATCCTCGGCCCCGGTGACGGCTACGTCTCACTGGCTCCCCTGTTCCACATCACCGGATTCATCTGCCAGTTCCTGGCGGCCGTGGCCGGCGGTGCCCGGCTCATCCTCAACTATCGTTTCGAGCCCGGTTCGCTCATCTCCCTGTGTGATCGGGAGAAGCCTGCGTACATGGCCGGCCCGGCCACGATCTACACGGCGATGATGGCGCACCCCGACTTCAGCGCCGAGAAGTTCGCATCCTTCAAATCTCTCATGTCCGGCGGCGCACCTCTGCCCGAAGGATTGGTCAACAAGTTCGAAGAGCGAGCCGAGATCTATGTCGGTCAGGGGTACGGCCTGTCGGAGACCTGCGCTCAGGTCGCCACCGTGCCGCATGGATTCCAAGCCCCGGTCGACCCGGACAACGGGAACCTCGCCTGCGGTCTGCCGCAGCCGGACACCATGATCCGCATCCTCGATGATGACGGTCAGCCCGTGGGCCCCGGGGAGGTCGGAGAGGTTGCGATCTCCGGACCGCAGGTGGTCTCCAGTTACCTCAACAATCCGCAGGCCACCGCCGAGCAGATCCCCAACGGTGAGCTGCACACCGGCGATGTCGGGTTCATGAATGAAGACGGGTGGCTGTTCATCGTCGACCGGAAGAAGGACATGATCAATGCCTCCGGGTTCAAGGTCTGGCCCCGTGAAGTGGAGGATGTGCTCTACATGCACCCGGCCGTCCAGGAGGCAGCTGTCGTGGGCATCCCCGATGACTACCGTGGCGAGGATGTGTCGGCTTTCGTCACCCTGCAGCCCGGCGCCGAGGCGACCGCTGAGGACATCATGTCATTCTGCCGGCAGAAGCTCGCCTCCTATAAGGCTCCGCACCAGGTGACGTTCATCGATCAGCTGCCGAAGACGAGTTCCGGTAAGATCCTGCGACGGACCATCCGCGCCGATGCCGTCGAAGCCGCCCGAGCAGCAAAAGAGGCCGCTGAGAAGTCAGCAGCTCCCGCCGACTGAGGGCGGCTGCCTAGAGTTGCGGACGTTCCGTGCCGGATTTTAAGCAGAATCCCGCACGGAACGTCCGCAACTCCTTCATTCGGGCAACGACCACGGTGTTCAGGGGACGCGTGATGCCGGGTGCTTGTCTGCTTCGCTGATGATCGCAGCAGTCTGGTCGGCTTCCTCGACGATTCCTGCCATCTCCCAGCGGCCATGGACCGGGCAACGCTGGAAGCGGTACGCACCGAAGCGGATCGATTTGAAAGAGACCAGCGGAATCCAGCGAGTGCGATAGTATCCGCCGCCGGAGCAGCGGACGATGACTTCATCGGCATAGGTCTTCTCGCTCATGGCCTCAGGATAGCTCATGCCTCCTTGCCAGATGCGAGGGAATCAAGCTGCGAGCAGTTCCAGTTTGCGGCTGTTTGCCGACGGAGCCTTCGAACCTCGGCGACTCAGGTGAGATGGCTGCGGTTCAGCTCAAGCTGACGGTTTCGGCGCCGCCGATGGAGGCGAAGCGATTGGGCTGACAGGTGAGCAGAATGACCTGAGCGGTGCGCCCGACATTGCCGAGGATGACGTTGAGGGCGGCCAGGCGCTGCTCATCGGAGAATCCGAAGGCATCGTCGAGGATGACTGGCGCGCCGGCTTCCGCATCGACGAGGGTGGCCACAGCGAGGCGGCCGATGAGCGCCAGCTGTTCCTTCGTCCCGCCGGAGAGCGCGTCGAAGGCGACGGTTCGTCCGTCGAGAGTGCGGGAGACGATTTCGAGATCCTCGGAGATCTCCACCGACAGCCCCTGGCCGAAGATCACTCGTCCCAGCTTCTCGATCGCTTCCTTGAATGGGGCCACGTACCTCCGCTGAGCCTCTTCCTTGCGCGTGAGCACAGTGTCGCGCAGCAGCCGGATCGCATTCGCCTGACGTTGCACGCGAGTCAGCTTGGATCGGATGGACTCGACGTTCTGCTCCGCGACCTTGAGCTTGTCGTAGATGCCTTCGGCCGCACGATCATCGATGAGAGCCGAGAGTTGGTCGACTTCCTGCCGGTCTTTCTCCTGCTGCTTCTGCTTGCTTTCGACAAGCTGACGAGCGTTCTGCAGTCGCATCTCCAGGGTGTCGGGGTCGGCGGCTTCGTAGTTGGACCGTGCGGCTTCGGCCTCGTCGTCCAACCCTGTGTGGGCCAACGCTGCGGCGCTCAGGGCTTCCTCAAGGAACTCATCGGAAATCGCTTCCCTGTCCGTGTTCAGGCGGGTGCTGAGGTTCTGCAGCGTCGTCGCCGCCTGCTCATGCGTCGACTGCGCGCGCACGGCCGCCATTCGCGCTTCGTCTCGGTCGGCACGGATACGTTCGAGCGCGGTTCTGGCCGTCTCAACGAGTGCAGTCGCGTCGTCGACGGCTGCCGTCGTCGATTCGACTCGTGCTTCGAGGTCATCGATCGACGCGGCAGCTTCGCTCGTATCGGCGGGGTCCCCCGCCACGTGTTCAGCTCGGGTGAGTGCGGCATCGAGTTCGTCGCGGTCATCGTCACCGATGAGTACCCGCAGAGTCGACGTAGCTTCTGCCAAAACGGCCTCGGCATCAGTGCGCACCTCGCTGCGTTCTCGTGCCTGTTCAAGCGTGGTCACGCTGAGCCGGTCGAGTTCGGTGTCGAGCAAGTTCTGCGCGGATTCGAGCTCCCGGTCGAGCTCGGCCGGTGACTGTCCCGGACGCACAGTGATGTCGACGACGGAGTCGACGAAGATCCGCAGGTCGGATGTGACGGCGAATTCCTCAGCGGAATCCTTCGGCACGTCCACGCCGTCGATGCTCACGGAGGTGTGGCCTAGCCGGCGAGCCACGATCTGTGCGGCGGCCGCGGTCTTCGCGTTCTGCGCAATGCGCAGCTCGGTGAACAGTCCGCCGAGTTTCTCGACGTCTTTGGCGGTCACAGCGATCGACCCGATCGTCGCTTTCGCTTCGACGGCTCTGCGCTCCTGTTCGCGGATATCGGCAAGTCTCTTCCGCAGAGCCTCGACCTCTTTGCGTGCGCGGGCACGAGCGAGTTCAGCAGATGCGGTCTTCGCCTCTTCCTGGGCGCTCACGAGTTCGGTCTGTCGGTCCTCCAGGCTCTTCTGTGCTTCGGCGAGAGCCGAGTCCTTTTCCTGGTGAGTCGCGGTGTCCTTCTCGAGGGCATCGTCGGCAGCCTTGGCCGCCTTTTCGGCCGTGGCTGTCTCGGTGATGAGTGTCCGGCGGCGGTCGAGAGCTTCCTCGGCACGCTGACGTTCTCTCTGTGCGGCACTCGCGCGTTCGAGAGCTCGATCGAGTTCGTTCTTGAGCCCGGACACGGCTTGCACGGCAGCTTCGGCGTCTTCTCGTTCGGTCACTGCCGATTCCAGCTGGGTGCGCACGCTCTTCAGCCTCTCAGCTGCTCGAGCATGCCGGTCGACGAGTCCGTCCATGTCGGCGCTGCGAGACTCCAACTCACGATACAGCTCTTCCGCGCCGGGCAGTTCCTCCGTGAGCCTACGCAGCTCACCCGTCTCCTTGCCTTTGGCCGTGAAGAATCTCTGGTATTCGGCGTTGACTCTGTCCAAGAAGGCGTCGTGGTCAGCCGGCTCTTCCCCTGCCTCACCCAGAGCACCGTGCAGAGCCTTGATCTCGGCTAAGGACGCCTGATCGAGGCTGCGGCCCTGCGCGACGTCGAGCGCGTCGAGTAGGTCGACGTCGACGGTGTCATCCAGAATCGCCAAGAAGCGCTCGTGTGCTTCGCTGCCGCTGAGCTGTTCAGGCACAGGCTTGAGGATGCTCAGTTCGGTGAAGGGCTGTTTGATCCAGCGTTTACCGTACCGGACCTCGTAGTCCCCGGTGCTCAGGTGCAGTTCGACCTGCGGACCGACGTCCGAGCCGACTGGCTGGGTGTCTTTGACACTGGCTTTGCGGGAGCTGTCCTTGTCTTCCCGCAGCTGTGTGATGGCCTGGTGGATCGAGGACTTCCCGACCTCGTTCGGTCCC
Above is a window of Brevibacterium siliguriense DNA encoding:
- a CDS encoding SDR family oxidoreductase; the encoded protein is MTSTLTGRRVVVTGAAGGIGAALAAALIDRGAEVVLADLSPEVSGTAAGLGPSAFAWIGDVSSVEGISALIEFADDRLGGIDLYFANAGIIGPAMLGENDADWDAIIDVNMRAHIRAAQALVPRWQEAGSGYFVATASAAGLLTQIGSAAYSVTKHASVGFAEWLAMTYREDGIRASVICPMGVNTNLLDAAGAGGAAQKAVTSAGTVLEPAEVAVIVLDAVEDEQFLILPHPEVLEMYRMKGSDYDRWLRGMSRYQARLEER
- a CDS encoding class I adenylate-forming enzyme family protein — translated: MTNNWFEDRPWITTLGDLAQEPYVLPDSTPLADLADTVDARGDEEGINYYGFTLTWAEFDRWSTAFAAFLSAHGIKPGDRVGIYDQNTPAFVISAYGIWKAGGTVVPLNPMYRGELEHIFSDSGVKGLVVSQAAYLDRVKDYTADVPLVVLSDDRSFQTDGPEPIFAMFDKLPGFEDLPPLEGRFAFAEAVEDNLDTDFTPCSPAPSDLGLIAYTSGTSGRSKGAAATHANISSNSRYCLRNPILGPGDGYVSLAPLFHITGFICQFLAAVAGGARLILNYRFEPGSLISLCDREKPAYMAGPATIYTAMMAHPDFSAEKFASFKSLMSGGAPLPEGLVNKFEERAEIYVGQGYGLSETCAQVATVPHGFQAPVDPDNGNLACGLPQPDTMIRILDDDGQPVGPGEVGEVAISGPQVVSSYLNNPQATAEQIPNGELHTGDVGFMNEDGWLFIVDRKKDMINASGFKVWPREVEDVLYMHPAVQEAAVVGIPDDYRGEDVSAFVTLQPGAEATAEDIMSFCRQKLASYKAPHQVTFIDQLPKTSSGKILRRTIRADAVEAARAAKEAAEKSAAPAD
- a CDS encoding NADPH:quinone oxidoreductase family protein, whose product is MKAIRVTALTGPDDVEHLDVGRPVPGPGQVLIKVAYAGVTFPEVLQTRGMYQVKHDLPFTLGSEASGVVAEVGPDSRYSVGDRVAAITGKGTFAEYLIAGDDATVKIPDSVSLAAAAGMPMNVLTADFALRVRANAQPGQSLLVHGAAGGLGSAAVQLGLAMGLEVVAVVSTDAKAEAVRELGATHVVLADGFKDAAKELYPKGVDFVFDPVGGDRFTDSTRALAPFGRLLVLGFTAGEIPTIKVNRLLLKNISVDGVAWGAAAWGHPSYIHEQWEAVLDHVAAGSLNPRIHANYPLAEASSAINELDGRSVMGKVLLEVAGE
- a CDS encoding phosphotransferase family protein, producing the protein MTQSPAGFDADSIGRWIEQRFGVSDFDVEVMSVGRSNLTFTIFVDGSPRWVLRRPPLGHEGGSAHNVAREGRIMAALNDSGVPVPTVLDIVDDPKALDVPFVFMDHCPGFPINTPAEWESVPAENRRDCAFGMVDALAAIHSVDVDAVGLSDLRRPGGLIDRQLRRWIGQVEKIAMRGTPIIHEVHDALRESMPDPARSPVGIAHGDFKPNNMLFAPGGSVNAVVDWELTAIGEVLTDLGYFVAMLTVPDRYTSIWVPRAEDGFPTTDELIDHYQDATGHEVHDVGYYSAFAMWKLACIREGVYTRLATGKMGDLDLDPEEAGAGVEDLARQALNLLERS
- a CDS encoding nuclease-related domain-containing protein; this encodes MVTVIPEQPDFNESTAEEVVWNALRRQLPDGVTIIHGQRLTGDDKDVEIDFLILRPDAGIAVIEVKGGRVDVVDGKWFTSGAQGKRNHLPEPPLEQAMIAKHTIVAYLRPRLSRLPGPISHLAVLPYTELPNNWDQPDAPRPQLVDGNEIDSLSSKIATQLRFDFDPERHDLAAGHEFVLKNLRRTNQAAENFALRASDRPQRTGRRDRVGRRRPRRCHSRSGWAGGSTHGRQLGGRTDPPVRGIRCRRRSLRTKESLPTGTNSSPRGMSSPVTYSASKGSKSPL
- a CDS encoding ATP-binding protein, which encodes MRLHSIRLINYRAISDATVDFSSGVTIVEGPNEVGKSSIHQAITQLREDKDSSRKASVKDTQPVGSDVGPQVELHLSTGDYEVRYGKRWIKQPFTELSILKPVPEQLSGSEAHERFLAILDDTVDVDLLDALDVAQGRSLDQASLAEIKALHGALGEAGEEPADHDAFLDRVNAEYQRFFTAKGKETGELRRLTEELPGAEELYRELESRSADMDGLVDRHARAAERLKSVRTQLESAVTEREDAEAAVQAVSGLKNELDRALERASAAQRERQRAEEALDRRRTLITETATAEKAAKAADDALEKDTATHQEKDSALAEAQKSLEDRQTELVSAQEEAKTASAELARARARKEVEALRKRLADIREQERRAVEAKATIGSIAVTAKDVEKLGGLFTELRIAQNAKTAAAAQIVARRLGHTSVSIDGVDVPKDSAEEFAVTSDLRIFVDSVVDITVRPGQSPAELDRELESAQNLLDTELDRLSVTTLEQARERSEVRTDAEAVLAEATSTLRVLIGDDDRDELDAALTRAEHVAGDPADTSEAAASIDDLEARVESTTAAVDDATALVETARTALERIRADRDEARMAAVRAQSTHEQAATTLQNLSTRLNTDREAISDEFLEEALSAAALAHTGLDDEAEAARSNYEAADPDTLEMRLQNARQLVESKQKQQEKDRQEVDQLSALIDDRAAEGIYDKLKVAEQNVESIRSKLTRVQRQANAIRLLRDTVLTRKEEAQRRYVAPFKEAIEKLGRVIFGQGLSVEISEDLEIVSRTLDGRTVAFDALSGGTKEQLALIGRLAVATLVDAEAGAPVILDDAFGFSDEQRLAALNVILGNVGRTAQVILLTCQPNRFASIGGAETVSLS
- a CDS encoding acyl-CoA dehydrogenase family protein, with the translated sequence MLEISERGREYQQRLNAFMDEFVYPAEPVYAEQMAAAASPHTQPQILEELKAEAKKQGLWNLFHPHPEWGPGLTNLEYAPLAEITGRSLEIAPEAINCNAPDTGNMEVFTVFGTDEHKEKYLKPLLAGEIASAFAMTEPAVASSDATNVEMSMERTDDGFVLNGRKWFASNAMHPNCRVLIVMGKTDPTAEVHRQQSMLVVPIDAAGVTVVRNLPVYGYADREGHAEIIFENVLVPFKDILKGEGEGFAISQARLGPGRIHHCMRAIGAAERALELMVKRADSRVTFGEKLSNRANIQDWIAESRIEIDQARLLTLHAADMMDKYGNKVAKNEIAEIKVVAPTMALKVIDRAVQVHGGGGVTEDFPLARMWAHMRTLRLADGPDEVHKRSIARNEIRKYRG